The segment CGTACAATTGAATATTTTCGCATTCCAGAAAACGTTATTACTGTTTGCTTAGGCAAAAGTACTTACGCACGTTGCGGAATTATCATCAACGTCACCCCCTTTGAACCCGGATGGGAAGGTCATGTGACTCTTGAAATCAGTAACACAACTCCTCTGCCAGCTAAGATTTATGCTAACGAGGGTATTGCTCAGGTATTGTTTTTTGAAGGTGATGAACCTTGTGAAGTAAGCTACCGAGATAAATCAGGCAAATACATGGGGCAAACTGGAGTTACTCTACCGAGAATGTAACTAACCGTTTATTTATTAAGTGAATCAAGTCGCTTAATAAATTTATCGCGGTAAGTTTTGCCATGACGCCAAAAAGCGTCGGTATGCATTCCACCTGGAACTTCCCAAAATTCTTTTGGTTGTTGGGCTAGATGAAATACTTCTTTTCCTAATTGATAATCAACTGTTTGATCTTGATCTCCATGAATTACAACCATGGGGATTGGGGATAACTTTGAAATAGAATCTTCAGGAGAATAGGTATCATTCATCAATACATAGGCTAGTGGTGAAAAGAGCCAAGTCACCCAATGTTTACGCATCAGTCTGTTAGCTACAGATTTATAAGAGTGAAATGTAGAATCAACCACAACAAGATCAATTGGTATTTGATCTTTCACTTCAGCAACTGATCTCATTGCAATGGCTCCGCCAAGACTTTGCCCAAATACTACAAGGGGTTTGCCTTTTCGATGGTCACTTGCCCATTTAATTGCGGCTTTACCGTCTTGAATAGTTGCTTTAGGAGTAGGTTTGCCAGGAGATTTTCCGTACCCACTGTAATCGAAAATAAAAAAATCATAGCCCTGCTCAAGTACAAAAAGCAGAGTGGCAAAGTGTGAGCTTAAGTTCTCTGCATTTCCGTGAAAAAAAACTATGAGTGCCTTAGAAGGGGTTTTTGTTTTAGCGTGAAAGTACCAACCAAAAAGTTTTTGCCCCTCATCATTTTCAAACCAAATTTCATCAGGGGTTACACCCGCTTTAACAGGATCATAATACTGATGTTGTGTGGGGTGATACAAAAGATGGGTACAACTCAAAGATGGCACAGCTAATAAACACAGTAGCAAAAGATATTTAATCATTTTGATGTACCTGAAGTGATACC is part of the Oligoflexia bacterium genome and harbors:
- the dcd gene encoding dCTP deaminase, whose translation is MGIKSDRWIREQSLKGMIEPFEAAQVRNGVISYGLSSYGYDIRVADEFRVFTNINTTVIDPKHFDPNSFVTVKAPTCIIPPNSFALARTIEYFRIPENVITVCLGKSTYARCGIIINVTPFEPGWEGHVTLEISNTTPLPAKIYANEGIAQVLFFEGDEPCEVSYRDKSGKYMGQTGVTLPRM
- a CDS encoding alpha/beta hydrolase translates to MIKYLLLLCLLAVPSLSCTHLLYHPTQHQYYDPVKAGVTPDEIWFENDEGQKLFGWYFHAKTKTPSKALIVFFHGNAENLSSHFATLLFVLEQGYDFFIFDYSGYGKSPGKPTPKATIQDGKAAIKWASDHRKGKPLVVFGQSLGGAIAMRSVAEVKDQIPIDLVVVDSTFHSYKSVANRLMRKHWVTWLFSPLAYVLMNDTYSPEDSISKLSPIPMVVIHGDQDQTVDYQLGKEVFHLAQQPKEFWEVPGGMHTDAFWRHGKTYRDKFIKRLDSLNK